AGAGCAGACAATTCATGTTACCACGTTATAGATTATAATCCAAATACAGGTGAAGTCAGAAAGAAAACTACGCTTCAGGGGTATAATGACGATTCGGTTTGGGCGCGCGGTCAAGGTTGGGCCGTTTACGGATTTACGATGTCCTACCGATATACAAAAGATCCTGCTTATTTAAAACAAGCCGAAGCGACAGCAAAGTTTTTTATGACAAATAAAAACCTGCCAGAAGACGGAATTCCGTATTGGGATTTTAAAGATCCGAGTATTCCAAATGCAGCTCGTGATGTTTCTGCAGCAATGGTAATGACATCAGCATTATATGAGCTGTACGGTTATACTAAAAATGATGCTTATCTAGCTTTTGCCGATAAAATGATGGCTTCGGTACAAACCGATAAATACATTTTAGACACCACAATTAAAGCGCCTTTTCTTTTTGACCACAGTACAGGAAACTGGCCTAAACACGATGAAATTGATGAACCAATAATCTACGCCGATTATTATTTTCTAGAAGCATTAATAAAGGTACAAAGGCTAAAAGGTTCAAAGTAACAAAGGTTTTGAATCTTTGAATCTTTGAGCCAGAAAACCTTTGAACCTTTGTAACTATGAACCTTTGTAACTATGAATAAACCGAATAAAACTTTTTCAATTTTTGCGCTTTTTGTTTTGTTTCAAATTTGTCTGAGCAGTTTTGCTCAGACAAAAAGAAACATTAATGACAACTGGCTTTATTTAGAAAATCATACTTCAAACCTCAACGAAGCCGAAAAAGCTTCAAACTGGATTTCTCTTAATTTACCACATACTTGGAACGCCGAAGATGCAACCGACTTATATCCGGGTTACAGACGCGATGCCAGCTGGTATCAGAAGAAATTAGACATTCCGCAAATCGATAAAAACCGTGTTTATTCCTTATATTTTGAAGGTTCAAATGTTACCACAAAAGTATATGTAAATGGAAAAGAAGCTGGTTCGCATATTGGCGGATATATTGGCTTTTCAATAAACATTACCAATTTCATCAAAGAAGGAAATAACGATATTTTTGTACGTGTTGATAATAGCTATGATATTGAAATTATTCCGTCTCAAAAGAGTGATTTCTTTATTTATGGCGGAATCACGCGCGATGTGTGGCTGATTTCAAAGTATAAAAATCATATTGAAAATATAAAAATTACAACTCCTGAAGTTTCTGCCAAAAAAGCTTCGGTGCAAATTGTTTCTACTTTTGTAAATCCAGATAATTCAAAAGATTTATCATTGACTGTAACTTTAAAAAATCCGAAAGGGAAAAAAGTGGCAAGTAAAACAATTCCTGTTACCGATAAAACTTCAACAATTACTTTCGAAAATATCAAAAACCCAGAACTTTGGGATACCGAAAAACCTAATTTATATAAACTAAGTGCTGTTTTATCAGAAAAAAATCAAATTAGGGATAGTGTTTCTGAAAAAGTAGGTTTTAGATGGTTTGAATTTAAGGATCATGGTCCTTTTTACCTTAACGGAAAACGTTTGCTAATTCGCGGTACACATCGTCATGAAGAACAAGCGGGAGTTGGTGCTGCTATGAGCAACGAGCAGCATTGGGCAGATATGAAATCAATCAAAGAAATGGGCGCTAATTTTGTTCGCTTAGCACATTATCCGCAAGATCCTGAAATATATAAAGCTTGTGATGAACTTGGTCTTTTGGTTTGGGATGAACTGCCTTGGTGCCGTGGAGGAATTGGCAACGATGTCTGGAAAACGAATACCAAAAACATGTTGGAAGAAATTATCAATCAAAATTACAATCATCCGAGCATTATTATTTGGTCTTTAGGAAACGAAATCAACTGGCTTCCTGATTTTCCTGATGGAGATAATGCAGATAAAACCAATGTTTTTTTAAATGAACTAAACGAAATTGCTCATAAACTGGATCCAACTAGAAAAACGGCGATTAGAAAATACTACGAAGGATCGCATATTGTGGATGTTTTTTCACCTTCGATTTGGTCGGGCTGGTATTCTGGAAGTTACAAAAGCTACCAAAAAGCAATTGATGTTTACAAAAAAGAATACAAGCATTTTATTCATGCCGAATATGGCGGAGACAGTCATGTTGGCCGTCATAGCGAAAATCCAATTACAGGCGAAAATGTAATAAAAGCTGAAGGATGGGAAGAAGCCATTGTACAGACTAAAATCGCTAACATTGCTCAAATTGGAGATTGGAGCGAAAATTATATAGTTGATTTGTTTGACTGGCATTTGCATATATCCGAGAATGATCCAACGTTTGTGGGAAATATTCAATGGGCATTTAAGGATTTTGCAACGCCATTACGTCCAGAAGATGATATTCCGTATATGAACCAAAAAGGATTAACAGACCGAAACGGAATTCCAAAAGATGCGTATTATGTTTTTAAAAGCTATTGGGCAAAAGAACCTTTCGCTTACATTGAATCACATACTTGGACAGAACGTCAAGGTCCAGAAAATACGCCAAGAACCATCAGCGTTTTCAGTAACTGCGATAAAGTAACTTTATTCCACGACGGCAAATCATTGGGAGAAAAACAGCGAAATCTTTCCCTTTATCCTGCTAATGGTTTAACTTGGGATGTCAATTTTAAAAAAGGAGAAAATACCCTAATTGCTATTGGTAAAAATAAAGATGGCAAAACGGTTTCTGACACCATAAAAGTCAATTACCGTTTCAATAAAAATGACACGGCCTCTTCTTTGCAATTATCTTCAGAAAAATTGAAGAATGGGAATTATCTCGTAACAGCAATTGCAATTGATAACAATAATTTACGCTGTCTGGATTATGAAGCGAGTGTTTATTTTCAATGTATGAAAGGCGGAAAAACGCTAAAAAATCAAGGAACTCCAACGGGAAGTGAATCTATAAGAATGGCAAACGGAAAGGCTTCTATTGAAGTTGTTCCAGACGGTTCAGGCAATCCGATTGAAATGACAGCATTGAATCAGAGTTTTAAAGGGGAATATTTGAAGATTTCTGTTGAGTAAAAAGATTCTGAGATGCTAAGGCACTAAGATTCTAAGTTTTTTTTAGTCTAGTTGTCATGCTGACAAAAAAACTAGTAAAAAAAACTTCGTGCCTTAGCGTCTTCGTGGCAAAAAATACAATTACAAAACAAATTATAATACAATGAAAAGACTATTAACCACATTACTCCTTATCTATTCCTTTCTGGGGTTTGCACAAAATTTAATCTCAAACGTTCCAAACCGAAATATCACTTCATTAAACGGCGTTTGGAATTACATTATAGATCCTTATCAAACAGGATTTTACAGCTTTCACCTTGATCAGTACGACAAACAGGAAAAACCAGCAAAAGGAGCATTTTTCACGAATTACCACGCTCAAAACAAACAGGAGCTGGTAGAATACGATTTTGATAAATCGCCAACCATTACTATTCCAGGCGATTGGAATTCGCAAGTTACGGAACTGAAATATTATGAAGGAAATGTATGGTTTAAAAAGTCTTTCGATTACAATCTGGCAGCTAACAAACGTCTGTTTTTATATTTGGGCGCCATCAATTACAAAGCTGATGTTTATTTAAACGGAAAGAAACTAGGAACTCACGAAGGCGGTTTTACGCCGTTTAATTACGAAGTGACTTCGATTGTTCAGCCAAAAGATAATTATTTGGTTATAAAAGTGGATAATACGCGCCATAAAGAAGATGTTCCAACAGTGAATACCGATTGGTGGAATTATGGTGGAATTACGCGTGATGTAACTTTAATTGAAGAAGAATCTTCATTTGTGGAAGATTATAACATTCAGCTGAAAAAAGGGAATGCAAATGTTATTTCGGGGTTTATCAAGATCAACAATTTAGAGGCGTCAAAAAATCAGGTTTCAATTGCTATACCTGAATTAAAAATCAGCTACAAAGGAAAAGCGGATAACAACGGAATTTTAAACTTTGAAATCCCAGCCAAAAAAATCTCTTACTGGTCGCCAGAAAATCCGAAACTATACGATGTAACCGTTAATTTTAACGGACAGAAATTAAATGATAAAATTGGTTTTAGAACAATTGAAACCCAAGGAGACAAAATCTTATTAAATGGGAAACCAGTCTTTTTAAGAGGAATTTCTATTCATGAAGAAAATGCAAAAGGCGGACGTGCTAATTCTGAAGAAGATGCTTTACGTTTATTGAATTGGGCAAAAGAATTAGGCTGTAATTATGTTCGTCTGGCACATTATCCGCATAACGAAAACATGGTTCGAGAAGCTGATAAAATGGGTTTAATGGTTTGGGAAGAAATCCCAGTTTACTGGACTGTGGAATTTACTAATAAAAATACGTATCAAAATGCCCAAGATCAGTTAACGGCTGCGATTACAAGAGATAAAAACAGAGCAAGTATAGTAATTTGGTCTATGGCAAATGAAACTCCAGTTTCTGACGCGAGAAATGCTTTTATCACAAATTTGGTCAATCATACAAAATCATTGGATAATACAAGGTTAATCAGTGCCGCTTTATTAACGCATAACGGAAAGATTGACGATGAAATTGGCAAATCGCTTGATATTATTGCTTTCAATCAATATTTAGGCTGGTATGGCGGTAACTTAGAAAATGCTGAAAAAACATTCTGGACTACGCCATACAACAAACCAGTTTTCGTTTCTGAGTTTGGAGGTGATGCAAAAGCGGGTTTTCATGGAGAGAAAAACGAACGCTGGACAGAGGAATATCAGGAATATTTATACATCCAGAATCTAAAAATGATTGAGAAAATTCCACATTTAAGTGGAACCAGCCCTTGGATTTTAGTTGATTTCAGATCTCCAAAAAGATTGCTTCCGGGTATTCAGGATGGTTACAATCGTAAAGGTTTAATTTCGAATGATGGTGAAAAGAAAAAAGCGTTTTATATTATGCAGGATTGGTATGCGAAGAAGAAAAAAGAGTATTAAAAATTATTTCGTCATTACCAATTCATTAACAAAAAACAGGCTGTAAATTATATGATTTTTCTTCATTATTAACTTACTTTGTAGTTATTCTAAAAATTGTAATCCTATGAAAAAAATTTATTTACTGGCAGTTACATTGTTTGCTGCCTTTACAGTTCAGGCACAAGAAGTGGTGAAATTTGCTCCATTAGACAACAGTCCTGTTGATATTTCTTATTTCCCAAACAAGGCGGTTAAATTCAAAAAAACAGATAATCCAAATCCGGTTATCAAGGTTACTTACGCAAGACCTTCTGCAAAAGGAAGAACTATTTTTGGCGATGTTGTTAAGTTTGGAGAAATCTGGAGAGTTGGAGCTAATGAAAATACAGAGATTAAATTCTACAAAGACGTAACTATTGGCGGTAAAAAAGTTCCTGCAGGATATTACAGTTTATTTGCTATTCCAGAAAAAGATAAATGGACAATCATTATCAATAAAGAGTTGGATTTATGGGGTGGTTATGCTTATGATGAAAGCAAAGACGTTGTGAGAGTTTCTGTTCCAGTTAAACCCGTAAGCGACACTATCGAGGCTTTATCTATTGCGTTTACAACTCAAGGTAATGTAGCTATTTTAGTTATTGGATGGGATAAAACAACAGTTGAATTGCCTATTACGATTAAATAAGTTTTAATGATATATGCCACGAAGGCACAAAGTCGCAAAGTTTTTTTAAGCTTTGCGACTTTTTTTTGGGCAAAGTAACCCCATTTTTGTCATTTCGACGAAGGAGAAATCTCCACGAGAAACTCTACAAAGATTGGCTTATTATTGCGGAGCTGCTTGCGAAGATTTCTCCTTCGTCGAAATGACAAGATTGTGTGATAATCTGTCGAAAAAAACTTTACTAATCTTCTGCTTTGTAAGACTTTCTCATGACACAAAAAAGTCCCTTTAAGATTGTAATCTCAAAGGGACTTTTGCAATTGTTTTTTATGCTTAAACCTTAGCAGTTTCTATAATCTTATCCAACGTAATTGGTAAATCTCGAACACGTTTTCCGGTTGCGTTAAAAACGGCATTTGCAATTGCAGGTGCCATTCCAACTAAAGCCGTTTCTCCAAGACCTTTTGTTCCCATTGGATTACTGATTGGGTCTTTTTTATTGACGAAAAATACTTCCTGTTTTTCAATATCGGCATTTACAGGAACATGATAATCGGCAAAATTATTATTGATTGGACGGCCAAAACGATGATCGATTTCTAATGCTTCCATCAATCCCATTCCGATTCCTCCTACTGCTCCGCCAAACATTTGTCCAGCCGATGTTTTTTGGTTGATAACTGTTCCGATATCGGCACAAGAAACCACATGAGCCAATCGTATTATCCCCAGATTCGGATTCACTAATACTTTTACAAAGTGAACTGAAAAGGAATAAATCGAGTATTTCTTTGCTTCTTCTGCGGCTTTAGAAAGATTTTCAACTTCAAAATCTTCTAATTTATTACTACTTAAAAGTGCCGTTAATGCAACCGATTTAGATTTGTCCTTTTTAGAAGAAACTGCACCATTTTCAAAAGTTAAATCTGTGAGGGCGATTCCTTTTAAAGCAGGATTTTTACTTCCTAATTCAACTATTTTACTCAATAATAAATTACAAGCATCATGAACCGCAGAACCAACAGACGAAGTCGTTGCCGAACCACCTTGCGTTGGACCTTTTGGCAATCCGCTTTTTCCCATTTCGATAACTACATTTTCGGCTGGCAAGCCAATTACTTCGGCTCCAATAGCTGTCATCATAGTTGCAGTCCCTGGTCCCATATCATTTACACTGCATTGCAATACTAAATCTCCATTAGCCAAAAATTTTGCCTTTACAGAAGTTGGGCTTCTATAACAGCCAAAAGTTCCTGTTCCCATTCCGTAGCCCACAAGCCAGTTTCCTTCTTTAACAGAACCTGGTTCATTTTTACGGTTTTTCCAGCCTATGCGTTCCATTCCAGCCTCGTAGCATTCTAAAAGAAATTTACTGCTCCACGGTTTATTTTGTTCTAGATCTTTTTCAGCATAATTGCGTTTTCTGAATTCAATCGGATCTAAGTTTAATTTATAAGCCAATTCGTCCATTGCACTTTCTAAAGCAAAAGAACCTGTTGCTTCTCCCGGACCACGCATCCAGATAGGTGTGCAGGTATCCAAAGGTACAATTCTATAACGTGTCGAAACGTTTGGACAATCATAAATAAATCGGGACATGTTTACGGTACCTTCCATAAAATCCTCATAGCTTGAAGTCATTGCAACTGCTTCATGCGTTAATCCAGTCAGTTTTCCGTCTTTAGTAGCACCCAATCCCATTTTCTGAATTGTGTATGGTCTGAAACCAACATTGGTAAACATTTGCTCACGATGCAATACTAATTTAACTGGACGATTTAATTTTTTAGCTCCTATCAAAGCTGCAATTTCATATGGCCAAGTGTGCAATCCCATTCCGAAAGCACCACCAAGATACTCCGCATGAACCTCAACATCTTCAACAGGCACTCCAAAAACTCCAGCAACACTTCTACGCGTTCCCTCGACACCTTGACTTTTTGTATATAAAATTGGTTTATTTCCGTCCCATTTGGCTATAATGTTTGCCAGCTCCATTGGGTTATGCACCTCAGTTGGAATCGTATATTCGGTTTCCAGAATAACCTCAGCATTTTTATAACCATCTTGTTCACCGCGATGGTAATCATTTCCTTTATCGGTATCGACTTTCTTTTCTTTTTCAGCAGCCTTTTTAAGTTCTGTCGAATGTTCTTCTTTAAAATAATCGGCTTTAATTAAACTCGCCGCATATCGCATACGCTCAAAAGTATCGGCAATAACCAAAGCAATCGGCTGATCGTAATACAAAACAGAATCGTCCTTGAAAACCTGTAATGGCTGACCAAAATTATGCTTGTCTTTTGCTTTTTCGTAACCAGCAGGCTTATCTACATTTAAATGCGTAATTACAGCCAAAACTCCAGGAGCCCATTCTGCTTTTTTAGTATCAAGGGTTTTAATTCTTCCTTTCGCAATCGTACTTCCTACCAAACAGGCGTAGACAACACCAGCCGTTTTATACTCTGCCGAATAAGTTGCTGATCCCGTTACTTTAGCAAATCCGTCAACTCTATTAATATTACTTGTCTTGCTCATAATTTAATTATTTTGATGCTGCTATCGTAAGTGCTTCTGCTACTGCATTCTCTCCAAGCATTAGTTTAAAATTATTATCCCCAAATCCTTTTGCACCTTTCATAGACAAATGGCCTGCTTGTTTAAACAGATCTTCTGAAATTGTTTTCCCTTTCAGGAATTTTTCTGTTTCAGTCAATCGCCATGGTTTATGTGCCACGCCTCCCATAGCCAATCTGACATCGTTTATGGTATTATTTTTTATATCTAAAGCCACAGCAACAGATACCAATGCAAAAGCATAACTCGTCCTATCACGAACTTTAAGATAATGCACATTTTTACTAAAATTATTATCTGGAATTTCAACAGCAGTAATCAATTCTCTACTGTCAAGCGTATTGTCTTTTTCAGGCGTATTTCCAGGAAGTTTATGAAAATCAGTAAACTTAATTTCTCGTTTTCCTTTTGGACCATCTACCAAAACTGTTGCATCGAGCGCTGCCAAAGCCACACACATATCACTTGGATGAACGGCAATACAACTATCCGAAGTTCCAAAAACAGCAGCCATTCGGTTAGAACCGCCAATCGCACCGCATCCGCTTTTTGGAACACGTTTGTTGCAAGGCATATCGGTATTGTAATAATAAGAACATCTCGTTTTCTGCAGCATATTGCCTCCAACTGTCGCCATGTGACGAATTTGCTGAGAAGCTCCAGCAGCTAATGCTAATGCCAACAAAGGATGTTTTTCTTTAATAGAAGCATCTTCGGCAACCTGACTATTTTTTGCCAATGCGCCAATCGTAACTTTTCCTTTTAAGAACTCTATTTTCTTTAAGTCTAATCCGTTAATGTCTACTAATTTATCTGGAGCGACGATATTCTTCTTCATTAAATCCACCAGATTCGTTCCTCCAGCAATAAACATAGAGGAATCATCTTTTGCTTTTCCTGTAATTGCCGAAGACGACGACAAGGCTTTAATTATCTGAAAGTTTTTCATATTTCCTTCCCTCCTTCCTTCACTTCCGTTATAGCGTCAACGATATTATGATAAGCACCACATCTACAGATGTTACCACTCATATATTCACTGATTTCTTCCCTGCTATTAGCATGACCTTCTTTGATACAAGCAATTCCAGACATAATTTGTCCGGGAGTGCAATATCCGCACTGAAAACCGTCGTGTTTGATAAAAGCTTCCTGCATTGGATGCAGTTTTTTTCCTTTCGAAAGTCCTTCAATAGTAGTTACTTGTGCGTTTTGCTGCATCGTTGCCAAAGAGAGACACGACAAAATTCTAGTTCCATTTACGTGAACAGTACACGCGCCACATTGTCCGTGGTCACATCCCTTTTTGGTTCCTGTAAGCTGTAACTGTTCCCGAAGCAAATCCAATAAAGTAGTTCTCGGTTCAATATTCAGATTGTGTTTTGTGCCATTTACTTCAATAGAAAGCGGTACTGTTTCTAAATACTCCGCTATTTTTTCATCCCATTTCTTTTCTGTAGCCATAACCAATGAAGGCGGCGTCAGGGCAAGAGCGGTAAAAAGTCCTGATTTCTTTATAAAGTCACGACGCGAATTGGAATCTTCGGGCATTACTTTATTCTGGTTTGTTTTTTTAGAAGCCATTCAATCTATTTGTTAAATTAGCAAATTCGCTTTTGTCATTCTAACAAATTTAGCGATCTTATGTAAGAAAAAATTATAAAATTCAAACATTACTCTTATTTAGAATAATTACAATTTTGCGTTTTTTTTAACCGCAAAGAGCGCAAAGGTTTTTGTTCTAGAGTATTTTATAAAAACGCTAAGATTGCAAAGCTGGAATTGATAAAGCTTTGCGAACTTTGCATTCGCTTAAGATAAAGTGATATAAAAAAACTTTGCGCACTTTGCGATAAAAAACACACATTAAACCAGTTTATTCTTTACTTTGAAAATTGTACTTTTACGAGAATTAAGTTTTTACTATGCCAAATCAGCAACTTATTTATCTCGATAATAACGCCACAACTCGTGTTGATGATAGGGTTTTGAATACCATGCTTCCGTATTTCACTGATTTTTATGCGAATTCAACAGGAACACATCTAGCAGGATTAACAGTAAAAGAAGCTGTTGAAAACGCAGCATGGCAAACGGCTGATTTAATAAATGCTCATGCTGATGAAATCATATTTACTTCGGGCGCGACTGAGGCAATTAATCTTGCAATTAAAGGTTTAGCCGATCAAAACCGAAAACATATTGTTACAATTCAAACTGAACATAAAGCGGTTCTGGAAACGTGTCGTTTTATGGAAAGTAATGGCTTTCAGGTAACTTATCTTCCAACTGATTTCGACGGACTTTTAAACCTTCAACTTTTAGAAGAAATAATTACAGATAAAACACTGGTTTTCATTGGAATGTTTTCCAACAATGAAACAGGAGTCATACAAAATATCAGCGAAATTTCTAGAATTCTGAAAAGCAAGAATGTACTTTTTTTATGTGATGCGACTCAGGCTGTTGGAAAAATTCTTATTGATGTAAAAAAACTCGAAATTGATCTTTTGACTTTGTCTGCGCATAAATTTTACGGTCCAAAAGGAATTGGCGCTTTGTATATTTCGGCAAAAGCCAAAGTAAAACTGAAACCTCAAATTCTTGGAGGCGGACAACAAAGAAAATTACGAAGCGGAACGTTAAATGTTCCCGGAATTATAGGTTTAGGAAAAGCATCGGAAATTGCTGTAAATGAATTAGAAAAAGATCAAAATAGAATTTCTCTATTACGAGACAAGCTTGAAAAAGGTTTGCTGCAATTTGAAGGTTCTTTTATAAATGGAAATGT
The Flavobacterium humidisoli DNA segment above includes these coding regions:
- a CDS encoding 2Fe-2S iron-sulfur cluster-binding protein; the protein is MASKKTNQNKVMPEDSNSRRDFIKKSGLFTALALTPPSLVMATEKKWDEKIAEYLETVPLSIEVNGTKHNLNIEPRTTLLDLLREQLQLTGTKKGCDHGQCGACTVHVNGTRILSCLSLATMQQNAQVTTIEGLSKGKKLHPMQEAFIKHDGFQCGYCTPGQIMSGIACIKEGHANSREEISEYMSGNICRCGAYHNIVDAITEVKEGGKEI
- a CDS encoding xanthine dehydrogenase family protein molybdopterin-binding subunit translates to MSKTSNINRVDGFAKVTGSATYSAEYKTAGVVYACLVGSTIAKGRIKTLDTKKAEWAPGVLAVITHLNVDKPAGYEKAKDKHNFGQPLQVFKDDSVLYYDQPIALVIADTFERMRYAASLIKADYFKEEHSTELKKAAEKEKKVDTDKGNDYHRGEQDGYKNAEVILETEYTIPTEVHNPMELANIIAKWDGNKPILYTKSQGVEGTRRSVAGVFGVPVEDVEVHAEYLGGAFGMGLHTWPYEIAALIGAKKLNRPVKLVLHREQMFTNVGFRPYTIQKMGLGATKDGKLTGLTHEAVAMTSSYEDFMEGTVNMSRFIYDCPNVSTRYRIVPLDTCTPIWMRGPGEATGSFALESAMDELAYKLNLDPIEFRKRNYAEKDLEQNKPWSSKFLLECYEAGMERIGWKNRKNEPGSVKEGNWLVGYGMGTGTFGCYRSPTSVKAKFLANGDLVLQCSVNDMGPGTATMMTAIGAEVIGLPAENVVIEMGKSGLPKGPTQGGSATTSSVGSAVHDACNLLLSKIVELGSKNPALKGIALTDLTFENGAVSSKKDKSKSVALTALLSSNKLEDFEVENLSKAAEEAKKYSIYSFSVHFVKVLVNPNLGIIRLAHVVSCADIGTVINQKTSAGQMFGGAVGGIGMGLMEALEIDHRFGRPINNNFADYHVPVNADIEKQEVFFVNKKDPISNPMGTKGLGETALVGMAPAIANAVFNATGKRVRDLPITLDKIIETAKV
- a CDS encoding glycoside hydrolase family 2 protein, producing MNKPNKTFSIFALFVLFQICLSSFAQTKRNINDNWLYLENHTSNLNEAEKASNWISLNLPHTWNAEDATDLYPGYRRDASWYQKKLDIPQIDKNRVYSLYFEGSNVTTKVYVNGKEAGSHIGGYIGFSINITNFIKEGNNDIFVRVDNSYDIEIIPSQKSDFFIYGGITRDVWLISKYKNHIENIKITTPEVSAKKASVQIVSTFVNPDNSKDLSLTVTLKNPKGKKVASKTIPVTDKTSTITFENIKNPELWDTEKPNLYKLSAVLSEKNQIRDSVSEKVGFRWFEFKDHGPFYLNGKRLLIRGTHRHEEQAGVGAAMSNEQHWADMKSIKEMGANFVRLAHYPQDPEIYKACDELGLLVWDELPWCRGGIGNDVWKTNTKNMLEEIINQNYNHPSIIIWSLGNEINWLPDFPDGDNADKTNVFLNELNEIAHKLDPTRKTAIRKYYEGSHIVDVFSPSIWSGWYSGSYKSYQKAIDVYKKEYKHFIHAEYGGDSHVGRHSENPITGENVIKAEGWEEAIVQTKIANIAQIGDWSENYIVDLFDWHLHISENDPTFVGNIQWAFKDFATPLRPEDDIPYMNQKGLTDRNGIPKDAYYVFKSYWAKEPFAYIESHTWTERQGPENTPRTISVFSNCDKVTLFHDGKSLGEKQRNLSLYPANGLTWDVNFKKGENTLIAIGKNKDGKTVSDTIKVNYRFNKNDTASSLQLSSEKLKNGNYLVTAIAIDNNNLRCLDYEASVYFQCMKGGKTLKNQGTPTGSESIRMANGKASIEVVPDGSGNPIEMTALNQSFKGEYLKISVE
- a CDS encoding glycoside hydrolase family 2 protein; this encodes MKRLLTTLLLIYSFLGFAQNLISNVPNRNITSLNGVWNYIIDPYQTGFYSFHLDQYDKQEKPAKGAFFTNYHAQNKQELVEYDFDKSPTITIPGDWNSQVTELKYYEGNVWFKKSFDYNLAANKRLFLYLGAINYKADVYLNGKKLGTHEGGFTPFNYEVTSIVQPKDNYLVIKVDNTRHKEDVPTVNTDWWNYGGITRDVTLIEEESSFVEDYNIQLKKGNANVISGFIKINNLEASKNQVSIAIPELKISYKGKADNNGILNFEIPAKKISYWSPENPKLYDVTVNFNGQKLNDKIGFRTIETQGDKILLNGKPVFLRGISIHEENAKGGRANSEEDALRLLNWAKELGCNYVRLAHYPHNENMVREADKMGLMVWEEIPVYWTVEFTNKNTYQNAQDQLTAAITRDKNRASIVIWSMANETPVSDARNAFITNLVNHTKSLDNTRLISAALLTHNGKIDDEIGKSLDIIAFNQYLGWYGGNLENAEKTFWTTPYNKPVFVSEFGGDAKAGFHGEKNERWTEEYQEYLYIQNLKMIEKIPHLSGTSPWILVDFRSPKRLLPGIQDGYNRKGLISNDGEKKKAFYIMQDWYAKKKKEY
- a CDS encoding cysteine desulfurase family protein → MPNQQLIYLDNNATTRVDDRVLNTMLPYFTDFYANSTGTHLAGLTVKEAVENAAWQTADLINAHADEIIFTSGATEAINLAIKGLADQNRKHIVTIQTEHKAVLETCRFMESNGFQVTYLPTDFDGLLNLQLLEEIITDKTLVFIGMFSNNETGVIQNISEISRILKSKNVLFLCDATQAVGKILIDVKKLEIDLLTLSAHKFYGPKGIGALYISAKAKVKLKPQILGGGQQRKLRSGTLNVPGIIGLGKASEIAVNELEKDQNRISLLRDKLEKGLLQFEGSFINGNVENRIYNTCNICFPYVNSEQLILALGNISVSNGASCSAVTSEPSHVLKAMGLSDEEALSSVRFSLGRFTTSEEIDIAVERVLSLARQFATKALRH
- a CDS encoding DUF2911 domain-containing protein; this encodes MKKIYLLAVTLFAAFTVQAQEVVKFAPLDNSPVDISYFPNKAVKFKKTDNPNPVIKVTYARPSAKGRTIFGDVVKFGEIWRVGANENTEIKFYKDVTIGGKKVPAGYYSLFAIPEKDKWTIIINKELDLWGGYAYDESKDVVRVSVPVKPVSDTIEALSIAFTTQGNVAILVIGWDKTTVELPITIK
- a CDS encoding FAD binding domain-containing protein; the encoded protein is MKNFQIIKALSSSSAITGKAKDDSSMFIAGGTNLVDLMKKNIVAPDKLVDINGLDLKKIEFLKGKVTIGALAKNSQVAEDASIKEKHPLLALALAAGASQQIRHMATVGGNMLQKTRCSYYYNTDMPCNKRVPKSGCGAIGGSNRMAAVFGTSDSCIAVHPSDMCVALAALDATVLVDGPKGKREIKFTDFHKLPGNTPEKDNTLDSRELITAVEIPDNNFSKNVHYLKVRDRTSYAFALVSVAVALDIKNNTINDVRLAMGGVAHKPWRLTETEKFLKGKTISEDLFKQAGHLSMKGAKGFGDNNFKLMLGENAVAEALTIAASK